The following is a genomic window from Pseudomonas purpurea.
TCGACGCCGCTGCTGCGTACCGCGACCTGCTGGGTGAGCGCAGTGAAGTGTCCGATTCGCACCAGAACTGCGAAAAGGTCCAGGACCCGTACTCCCTGCGTTGCCAGCCACAAGTCATGGGCGCCTGCCTGACTCAGTTCCGTCAGGCCGCTGAAGTGCTGGCCATCGAAGCCAACGCCGTGTCGGACAACCCGCTGGTGTTCGCGGCCGAAGGTGACGTGATCTCCGGCGGTAACTTCCACGCCGAACCGGTGGCCATGGCTGCCGATAACATGGCGTTGGCCATCGCTGAAATCGGCTCCCTGAGCGAACGCCGCATCTCGCTGATGATGGACAAGCACATGTCCCAACTGCCGCCGTTCCTGGTGGCCAACGGTGGCGTGAACTCCGGCTTCATGATCGCCCAGGTGACAGCGGCCGCTCTGGCCAGCGAAAACAAGGCACTGGCGCATCCGCATTCGGTGGACAGCCTGCCAACCTCCGCCAACCAGGAAGACCACGTTTCCATGGCGCCCGCCGCTGGCAAGCGTCTGTGGGAAATGGCCGAAAACACTCGCGGCGTTCTGGCGGTCGAGTGGCTGGCCGCGTGCCAGGGCCTGGACCTGCGTGACGGTCTGAAAACTTCGTCGAAACTGGAGAAGGCACGCGGCATCCTGCGTGGCAAAGTACCGTTCTACGAGAAGGACCGTTTCTTCGCACCGGACATCAACGCGGCAAGTGAACTGCTGGCTTCGCGCTGCCTGAATGAGCTGGTGACGGCGAAGTTGCTGCCGAGTTTGTGATGGCTTGAGGGGGGCAGGGCTGAGATTTCTTCGCCCTCCAAAACCACCCCTCACCCCAGCCCTCTCCCCAAGGGGGAGAGGGGGAAGGGAGCCGATTTTCGTGGTGTCCGGAGCCTGAGTTCGACTCATAATCTCAGGTCGCAGTACCTCGAAAGCAACTCGCGGTCAGTCCCCTCGCCCCTTTGGGGAGAGGGTTAGGGTGAGGGGTGGATCTTGAGGCAAGTACAACTACCAAGTCTGTCCAAGACCCTTTGCTCCCTATCAACATTCTCCGACAAAAATAATTAAGGACGAGAAATGCAACAGCCAGCAAAAACTCTGAAACGCGGGCTCTCCGCCCGACATATTCGCTTCATGGCACTGGGGTCGGCGATCGGCACCGGGCTGTTTTACGGTTCTGCCTCGGCCATCCAGATGGCCGGTCC
Proteins encoded in this region:
- the hutH gene encoding histidine ammonia-lyase, translated to MNVTVLNLVPGQLSLAQLRAVYQQPVKLSLDDSASAQIEASVACVEQILAENRTAYGINTGFGLLASTRIASEDLENLQRSLVLSHAAGVGEPISDALVRLVMVLKVNSLSRGFSGIRRVVIDALIALINAEVYPHIPLKGSVGASGDLAPLAHMSLVLLGEGKARYKGEWLSATDALKVAGLTPLTLAAKEGLALLNGTQVSTAYALRGLFEGEDLFAGALALGGLTVEAVLGSRSPFDARIHAARGQKGQIDAAAAYRDLLGERSEVSDSHQNCEKVQDPYSLRCQPQVMGACLTQFRQAAEVLAIEANAVSDNPLVFAAEGDVISGGNFHAEPVAMAADNMALAIAEIGSLSERRISLMMDKHMSQLPPFLVANGGVNSGFMIAQVTAAALASENKALAHPHSVDSLPTSANQEDHVSMAPAAGKRLWEMAENTRGVLAVEWLAACQGLDLRDGLKTSSKLEKARGILRGKVPFYEKDRFFAPDINAASELLASRCLNELVTAKLLPSL